The Rhodopseudomonas palustris genome window below encodes:
- the urtB gene encoding urea ABC transporter permease subunit UrtB, protein MPLIHLTRILFAAVAIAFATLGSLPAVAGPYEDAIAQFAQDSFSDSEDAIGKLVASGNPRAAVIITALQDGKLYADPDSKAAFIKTDDGKIANAATGEAVGALPAKASAVRLNNKLRRVVAGAMAGLTLLSPDLDKRIQAAQSVFKSHDETMLPTVEAALKAEKNAAAKRAFTEARASILLFKQGASDADKLDAIATIKARGDQEAMALLTGAPSNQSPAVASGIASAKASIERNLAIWSMVQNAWYGLSLGSVLLLAAIGLAITFGVMGVINMAHGEMVMLGAYTTFVVQEAIRTRYPALFDYSLLIAVPLAFLVAGAIGVLIERTVIRFLYGRPLETLLATWGLSLILQQAVRTLFGPTNREVGNPSWMSGAFELGEMTITYNRLWILCFTLAVFALLLAMLRYTSLGLEMRAVTQNRRMAASMGIATSRVDALTFGLGSGIAGIAGVALSQIDNVSPNLGQSYIIDSFMVVVFGGVGNLWGTLVGAFSLGIANKFLEPVAGAVLGKIAILVLIILFIQKRPRGLFALKGRAVEA, encoded by the coding sequence GTGCCTCTCATCCATCTGACGCGCATTCTGTTTGCCGCGGTCGCGATCGCGTTCGCCACATTGGGGAGCTTGCCGGCAGTGGCCGGTCCCTATGAGGACGCCATCGCGCAATTCGCCCAAGATTCCTTCTCCGACAGCGAGGACGCGATCGGCAAGCTGGTCGCCAGCGGCAATCCGCGCGCTGCGGTGATCATCACCGCGCTGCAGGACGGCAAGCTCTACGCCGATCCCGACAGCAAGGCGGCTTTCATCAAGACCGACGACGGCAAGATCGCCAATGCGGCGACCGGCGAGGCGGTCGGTGCGCTGCCGGCCAAGGCCAGCGCGGTCCGGCTCAACAACAAGCTGCGCCGCGTCGTCGCCGGCGCGATGGCCGGCCTGACTCTGCTGTCGCCGGATCTCGACAAGCGAATCCAGGCGGCGCAGTCGGTATTCAAGTCGCACGACGAGACCATGCTGCCGACCGTCGAGGCGGCGCTGAAGGCGGAAAAGAATGCCGCCGCCAAGCGCGCCTTCACTGAGGCGCGGGCGTCGATCCTGCTGTTCAAGCAGGGCGCTTCCGATGCCGACAAGCTGGATGCAATCGCCACCATCAAGGCGCGCGGCGATCAGGAGGCGATGGCGCTGCTCACCGGCGCGCCGTCGAACCAGAGCCCCGCTGTCGCCAGCGGCATCGCCAGCGCCAAGGCGTCGATCGAGCGCAATCTGGCGATCTGGTCGATGGTGCAGAACGCCTGGTACGGGCTGTCGCTCGGCTCGGTGCTGCTGCTCGCCGCGATCGGTCTCGCCATCACCTTCGGCGTGATGGGCGTGATCAACATGGCGCATGGCGAGATGGTGATGCTCGGCGCCTACACCACCTTCGTGGTGCAGGAGGCGATCCGCACCCGCTATCCGGCGCTGTTCGACTATTCGCTGCTGATCGCGGTGCCGCTCGCCTTCCTGGTCGCCGGCGCGATCGGCGTGCTGATCGAGCGCACCGTGATCCGCTTCCTCTACGGTCGTCCTTTGGAAACGCTGCTCGCCACCTGGGGCCTGTCGCTGATCCTGCAGCAGGCGGTCCGCACGCTGTTCGGCCCGACCAATCGCGAGGTCGGCAATCCGAGCTGGATGAGCGGCGCATTCGAACTCGGCGAGATGACCATCACCTACAACCGGCTGTGGATCCTGTGCTTCACGCTGGCGGTGTTCGCCCTGCTGCTGGCGATGCTGCGCTACACCTCGCTCGGCCTGGAGATGCGGGCGGTGACGCAGAACCGCCGGATGGCGGCGTCGATGGGGATTGCTACGTCGCGGGTCGATGCGCTGACCTTCGGGCTCGGCTCCGGCATCGCCGGCATTGCCGGTGTAGCGCTGTCGCAGATCGACAACGTCTCGCCGAACCTCGGCCAGAGCTACATCATCGACAGCTTCATGGTGGTGGTGTTCGGCGGCGTCGGAAACCTGTGGGGCACGCTGGTCGGCGCGTTCTCGCTCGGCATCGCCAACAAGTTCCTGGAGCCGGTCGCCGGCGCCGTGCTCGGCAAGATCGCCATCCTGGTGCTGATCATCCTGTTCATCCAAAAGCGCCCCCGCGGCCTGTTCGCGCTCAAGGGCCGGGCGGTGGAGGCATGA
- a CDS encoding type II and III secretion system protein family protein: MTRNTGPRLTHFWRTTAIALSAAVALTMIPSWTAVHASDYRATPIPPASSGLNAQSVSLGIGKSMVIDLPRDIKDVLVADPKIANAVVRSAQRAYIIGAAVGQTNIVFFDSAGRQIAAYDIAVTRDLNGLRTALKQTLPNAEIQVEGLGDGVMLNGWVTSPIDAQQAYDLAVRLVGEDKKVVNNIAVRGRDQVMLKITVAEVQRDIVKQLGVDLSANMAYGTAVVNFNNSNPFTQSGGPLVSTNALTTKFGSLPSVTATLRAMESAGVVRTLAEPNLTAISGEPATFLAGGEFPVPSGVTCTNGVCTPSVTFKKFGILLNFTPVVMTAGRISLKVMTEVSEVSSDNSVIISNMSVPSIKTRRVESTVEIPSGGSLAMAGLIQEQTKQAINGMPGAAQLPILGTLFRSRDYINRQTELMVLVTPYVVRAVAQKDLSRPDDGFADASDPQSDLLGSINKLYGVPGRTEPARTYRGRFGFITD, from the coding sequence ATGACTCGCAATACCGGCCCCCGATTGACCCACTTCTGGCGCACCACGGCGATCGCCCTATCCGCAGCCGTGGCGCTGACGATGATCCCGAGCTGGACCGCGGTTCACGCCAGCGACTACCGTGCGACACCTATCCCACCGGCATCGTCCGGCCTGAACGCCCAATCGGTCTCGCTCGGCATCGGCAAGTCGATGGTGATCGACCTGCCGCGCGACATCAAAGACGTGCTGGTTGCGGATCCGAAGATCGCCAATGCGGTAGTCCGTTCGGCGCAGCGCGCCTACATCATCGGCGCCGCCGTCGGCCAGACCAACATCGTGTTCTTCGATTCCGCCGGCCGGCAGATCGCCGCCTACGACATCGCAGTCACGCGCGACCTCAACGGTCTTCGCACTGCGCTCAAGCAGACCTTGCCCAACGCCGAAATCCAGGTCGAAGGCCTTGGCGACGGCGTGATGCTGAACGGCTGGGTGACCTCCCCGATCGACGCGCAGCAGGCTTACGACCTCGCCGTGCGGTTGGTGGGTGAAGACAAGAAGGTCGTCAACAACATCGCGGTCCGCGGCCGCGATCAGGTGATGCTGAAGATCACCGTTGCCGAAGTGCAGCGGGACATCGTCAAGCAGCTCGGCGTCGACCTCAGTGCCAACATGGCCTACGGCACCGCCGTGGTGAACTTCAACAACTCCAATCCATTCACCCAGTCGGGTGGTCCGCTGGTTTCGACCAATGCACTGACCACCAAATTCGGATCGCTGCCGTCGGTCACTGCAACGCTGCGCGCGATGGAAAGCGCCGGCGTCGTGCGTACCCTCGCCGAGCCGAATCTGACGGCGATCTCCGGCGAGCCGGCCACCTTCCTGGCCGGCGGTGAATTCCCGGTGCCGAGCGGCGTGACCTGCACCAACGGCGTCTGCACGCCGTCGGTGACGTTCAAGAAGTTCGGTATCCTGCTCAACTTCACGCCGGTGGTGATGACCGCAGGCCGGATCAGCCTGAAGGTGATGACCGAAGTCTCGGAGGTGTCGAGCGACAACTCTGTCATCATCAGCAACATGTCGGTGCCGTCGATCAAGACCCGCCGCGTCGAAAGCACAGTGGAAATTCCCTCGGGCGGCTCTCTGGCAATGGCCGGCCTGATCCAAGAGCAGACCAAGCAGGCGATCAATGGCATGCCCGGCGCCGCGCAACTGCCGATCCTCGGCACGCTGTTCCGCAGCCGCGACTACATCAACCGCCAGACCGAGCTGATGGTGCTGGTGACGCCCTACGTGGTGCGCGCCGTGGCGCAAAAGGATCTGTCGCGGCCCGACGACGGCTTCGCCGACGCCTCGGATCCGCAATCTGACCTGCTCGGCAGCATCAACAAGCTCTACGGCGTTCCCGGCCGGACCGAGCCCGCCCGCACCTATCGCGGCCGGTTCGGCTTCATCACCGACTAG
- a CDS encoding cold-shock protein, which produces MSMGTVKWFNATKGYGFIQPDDGGNDVFVHISAVERAGLGTLREGQKISYEIVADRRSGKSSADNLRAAS; this is translated from the coding sequence GTGAGCATGGGAACCGTGAAGTGGTTCAACGCGACCAAGGGCTACGGCTTCATCCAGCCGGATGATGGCGGCAACGACGTGTTCGTGCACATCAGCGCTGTCGAGCGTGCCGGTCTCGGCACCCTGCGCGAGGGCCAGAAGATCAGCTACGAAATCGTCGCCGATCGCCGCTCTGGCAAGTCGTCGGCCGACAATCTGCGCGCTGCAAGCTGA
- a CDS encoding AAA family ATPase produces the protein MISYSRQNQDEPATAAPDAGPEDHIAPAPRVSVQAFCETVETAAAVQAAGEDRRLAKAHLKIQMGGVVAAIEAYRSAPTPNVIVLETDARSDVLAGLDQLATVCDPGTRVIVIGKVNDVTLYRELVRRGVSDYAIAPVQPIDVVRSICNLFSAPEAKAVGRIIAVVGAKGGVGASTVAHNVAWAIARDLALDSVVADLDLAFGTAGLDYNQDPPQGIAEAVFAPDRVDTAFVDRLLSKCTDHLSLLAAPATLDRVYDFGADAFDSVFDTLRTTMPCIVLDVPHQWTGWAKRSLITADDILIVATPDLANLRNTKNLIDLLKAGRPNDRPPLYCLNQVGVPKRPEISTSEFAKAIESPPIVSIPFEPQIFGAAANNGQMIAEIAANHKTTEMFLQIAQRLTGRGEAKKPKGSFLGPILEKLRAK, from the coding sequence ATGATCAGTTACTCGCGGCAAAATCAGGACGAACCGGCCACGGCGGCCCCGGACGCGGGGCCGGAGGATCACATCGCGCCGGCTCCCCGGGTCTCGGTTCAAGCATTCTGCGAGACCGTGGAGACTGCCGCCGCCGTGCAGGCTGCAGGCGAAGATCGTCGTCTCGCCAAGGCACATCTGAAGATCCAGATGGGCGGCGTGGTCGCGGCGATCGAAGCTTATCGCTCCGCCCCGACGCCGAACGTCATCGTTCTCGAAACCGACGCGCGCAGCGACGTGCTGGCCGGTCTCGACCAGCTCGCGACGGTGTGCGATCCGGGCACGCGGGTGATCGTGATCGGCAAAGTCAACGACGTGACGCTGTATCGCGAACTCGTCCGTCGCGGCGTCAGCGACTACGCGATCGCGCCAGTGCAGCCGATCGACGTCGTGCGCTCAATTTGCAATCTGTTCTCGGCCCCTGAAGCCAAAGCTGTCGGCCGCATCATCGCAGTGGTCGGTGCTAAAGGGGGCGTTGGCGCATCCACCGTCGCCCACAACGTCGCCTGGGCGATCGCCCGTGACCTGGCGCTGGACTCGGTCGTCGCCGATCTCGATCTCGCGTTCGGCACCGCCGGCCTCGACTACAATCAGGACCCGCCGCAAGGCATCGCCGAAGCGGTGTTTGCACCCGACCGCGTCGATACCGCCTTCGTCGATCGACTGCTGTCGAAATGCACCGACCATCTCAGCCTGCTGGCTGCGCCGGCGACGCTGGACCGCGTCTACGATTTTGGCGCCGATGCTTTCGACTCGGTCTTCGACACGCTCCGTACCACGATGCCGTGCATCGTGCTCGACGTGCCGCATCAATGGACCGGATGGGCCAAGCGCTCCCTCATCACCGCCGATGACATCCTGATCGTCGCGACGCCCGATCTCGCCAATCTGCGCAACACCAAGAACCTGATCGACCTCTTGAAGGCGGGACGGCCGAACGATCGTCCCCCGCTCTACTGTCTAAATCAGGTCGGGGTGCCGAAGCGACCCGAAATCTCTACGAGCGAGTTCGCCAAGGCGATTGAGAGCCCACCGATCGTCTCGATCCCGTTCGAGCCGCAGATCTTCGGCGCGGCCGCCAACAACGGCCAAATGATCGCGGAAATCGCGGCGAACCATAAGACAACGGAAATGTTCCTGCAGATCGCCCAGCGGCTGACGGGGCGCGGAGAGGCCAAGAAGCCGAAGGGGTCGTTCCTCGGGCCGATTCTGGAGAAGTTGCGGGCCAAGTAA
- a CDS encoding CpaD family pilus assembly protein, protein MTSPTSAKVARGLGLGAALIGFSLSLGACTHTSREVEVTQSIPTDYRQRHPIAIREADRTVEVFVGNGRGGLTPVQRAEVAELGQTWLREGTGAIIAEVPSDTPNARAASDTIREIQSVLAANGVPPRGVTVKHYRPADPRTFATIRLIYPRVTAVAGPCGLWPEDLGPSIKNKGYYDNRPYWNLGCANQRNLAAMVENPADLVQPRPETPPYTARRAVTYDTYRTTKPDTSDKSKLSGVGQ, encoded by the coding sequence ATGACATCTCCTACCTCCGCCAAAGTGGCACGCGGCCTCGGTCTCGGGGCCGCTTTGATCGGTTTCTCGCTGTCGCTCGGGGCCTGCACCCACACCAGCCGGGAAGTCGAAGTCACCCAGAGCATCCCGACCGACTATCGGCAGCGCCATCCGATCGCGATCCGCGAGGCCGATCGCACGGTCGAAGTCTTCGTCGGCAACGGCCGGGGCGGTCTCACCCCCGTGCAGCGCGCGGAGGTCGCCGAGCTCGGCCAGACCTGGCTGCGAGAAGGCACCGGCGCGATCATTGCCGAAGTGCCCTCCGACACGCCCAACGCCCGCGCCGCCTCCGACACCATCCGGGAGATTCAGTCGGTGCTCGCGGCCAACGGCGTGCCGCCGCGCGGCGTGACGGTGAAGCACTATCGTCCGGCCGACCCGCGCACGTTCGCGACCATCCGCCTGATCTATCCGAGGGTGACAGCCGTGGCGGGGCCCTGCGGGTTGTGGCCGGAGGATCTCGGTCCGAGCATCAAGAACAAGGGCTACTACGACAATCGTCCGTACTGGAATCTCGGCTGCGCCAATCAGCGCAATCTCGCAGCGATGGTCGAAAATCCCGCCGATCTGGTCCAGCCGCGCCCTGAAACGCCGCCCTACACCGCACGTCGCGCTGTGACCTACGACACCTATCGCACGACCAAACCGGACACGAGCGACAAGAGCAAGTTGAGCGGCGTCGGACAATGA
- the urtA gene encoding urea ABC transporter substrate-binding protein, whose amino-acid sequence MRIETKRLGATPISRRSWLAAAAGLALGLSAFGPAKAADDTIKVGVLHSLSGTMAISETTLKDTVLFLIDEQNKKGGVLGKKLEAVVVDPASNWPLFAEKARELITKDKVSVVFGCWTSVSRKSVLPVFKELNSILFYPVQYEGEESERNVFYTGAAPNQQAIPAVDYLAKEEKVERWVLAGTDYVYPRTTNKILEAYLKSKGVKSEDIMINYTPFGHSDWQTIVADIKKFGSAGKKTAVVSTINGDANVPFYKELGNQGIKATDIPVVAFSVGEEELAGIDTKPLVGHLAAWNYFQSIKTPENEQFIKDWQAYTKNPKRVTNDPMEAHVIGFNMWVKAVEKAGSVDPDKVIDALPGTKAPNLTGGISEMLPNHHITKPVFIGEIKADGQFDVVWKTPGLVPGDAWSKELEGSKDLIGDWVTLKCGNYNTVTKKCGGQGT is encoded by the coding sequence ATGCGTATTGAAACCAAGCGACTCGGAGCGACCCCGATCAGCCGCCGGAGCTGGCTGGCCGCGGCGGCCGGTCTGGCTCTGGGCCTGTCGGCGTTCGGGCCGGCCAAGGCGGCGGACGACACCATTAAGGTGGGCGTGCTGCATTCGCTGTCCGGCACCATGGCGATCAGCGAGACCACGCTGAAAGACACGGTGCTGTTTCTGATCGACGAGCAGAACAAGAAGGGCGGCGTGCTCGGCAAGAAGCTCGAGGCGGTGGTGGTCGATCCGGCGTCGAACTGGCCGCTGTTTGCGGAGAAGGCCCGCGAACTGATCACCAAGGACAAGGTCTCGGTGGTGTTCGGCTGCTGGACCTCGGTGTCGCGCAAGTCGGTGCTGCCGGTGTTCAAGGAGCTGAATTCGATCCTGTTCTACCCGGTGCAGTACGAAGGCGAGGAGAGCGAGCGCAACGTGTTCTACACCGGCGCCGCGCCGAACCAGCAGGCGATCCCGGCGGTCGACTATCTCGCCAAGGAAGAAAAGGTCGAACGCTGGGTGCTGGCCGGCACCGACTACGTCTATCCGCGCACCACCAACAAGATCCTCGAAGCCTATCTGAAGTCGAAGGGCGTCAAGTCCGAAGACATCATGATCAACTACACCCCGTTCGGTCACTCGGACTGGCAGACCATCGTCGCCGACATCAAGAAGTTCGGCTCGGCCGGCAAGAAGACCGCCGTGGTGTCCACCATCAACGGCGACGCCAACGTGCCGTTCTACAAGGAACTGGGCAACCAGGGCATCAAGGCCACGGACATTCCGGTGGTGGCGTTCTCGGTCGGCGAAGAAGAGCTCGCCGGTATCGACACCAAGCCGCTGGTCGGCCATCTCGCCGCCTGGAATTACTTCCAGTCGATCAAGACCCCCGAGAACGAGCAGTTCATCAAGGACTGGCAGGCCTACACCAAGAATCCGAAGCGCGTGACCAACGACCCGATGGAAGCGCACGTGATCGGCTTCAACATGTGGGTGAAGGCGGTCGAGAAGGCCGGCTCGGTCGATCCGGACAAGGTGATCGACGCGCTGCCGGGCACCAAGGCTCCGAACCTGACCGGCGGCATCTCTGAAATGCTGCCGAACCACCACATCACCAAGCCGGTGTTCATCGGCGAGATCAAGGCCGACGGCCAGTTCGACGTGGTGTGGAAGACCCCGGGCCTGGTGCCGGGCGACGCCTGGTCTAAGGAGCTGGAAGGCTCGAAGGACCTGATCGGTGACTGGGTGACGCTGAAGTGCGGCAACTACAACACCGTGACCAAGAAGTGCGGCGGCCAGGGCACCTGA
- a CDS encoding TadE/TadG family type IV pilus assembly protein — MPSIVSPARAMACKFRRNRKGSAAVEFAIVAPIFFALLFAIIEVAMIFFASQVLETAVQDSSRLIFTRQAQNSSMTQDQFKTEICKRLVSLFDCNGVRVDVQNYGSDFSTVNITTPIDTNKNFVDNMQYNIGKAGDIIVVRAFYQWPLFVTGLGFDTSNLAGGKRLLSATAAFRNEP; from the coding sequence ATGCCGTCCATCGTTTCACCGGCGCGAGCAATGGCTTGCAAATTTCGTCGTAACCGGAAGGGCTCTGCGGCCGTCGAATTTGCGATCGTTGCCCCGATTTTCTTTGCGTTGCTGTTCGCGATCATCGAAGTGGCCATGATCTTTTTCGCCAGCCAGGTGCTGGAGACCGCGGTTCAGGATTCGTCGCGGCTGATCTTTACGCGGCAGGCTCAGAATTCCTCGATGACGCAGGATCAGTTCAAGACCGAGATCTGCAAGCGTCTCGTCTCGCTGTTCGACTGCAACGGCGTCCGCGTCGACGTGCAGAATTATGGCAGTGACTTCAGCACCGTGAACATCACCACACCGATCGATACCAACAAGAATTTCGTCGACAACATGCAGTACAACATCGGCAAGGCCGGCGACATCATTGTGGTTCGCGCCTTCTATCAATGGCCATTGTTTGTCACCGGTCTCGGCTTCGACACCTCAAATCTTGCCGGCGGTAAGCGACTTCTGTCGGCAACCGCCGCGTTCCGCAACGAGCCTTGA
- a CDS encoding DEAD/DEAH box helicase codes for MERTNLLTSFQEFGLADPIARALQEENYHTPTPIQAQTIPLALAGRDVVGIAQTGTGKTASFALPILHRLLQNRIKPASKTCRVLVLSPTRELSGQILDSFNAYGRHIHLSAALAIGGVPMGRQVRSLMGGVDVLVATPGRLLDLVQGNALKLAHVEFLVLDEADRMLDMGFINDIRKIVAKLPIKRQTLFFSATMPKDIADLAEQMLRDPARVAVTPVSSTVERINQRVIQLDHSAKPAALAQILKDDKVNQALVFTRTKHGADKVVKGLARAGITADAIHGNKSQNYRERVLAAFRTGELRTLVATDIAARGIDVDGVSHVVNFDLPNIPETYVHRIGRTARAGADGTAISLCAGEEMAYLRDIEKLIKVSLPKEDRRTPGAHAAPTPPPHRGPRQAPHGHSPRSGDAPARGKNRRRHGPAAGPARQSDASRHEAAPRSQHGGNGEGLQGVAFLQRKNRPAPTAHQHRPHR; via the coding sequence ATGGAAAGAACCAACCTTTTGACCTCATTTCAGGAATTCGGCCTCGCCGATCCGATCGCTCGCGCTCTTCAGGAAGAAAACTACCACACCCCCACGCCGATCCAGGCGCAGACTATCCCCCTCGCCCTCGCCGGCCGCGACGTCGTCGGCATCGCCCAGACCGGCACCGGCAAGACCGCCTCGTTCGCGCTGCCGATCCTGCACCGCCTGCTGCAGAACCGGATTAAGCCGGCCTCCAAGACCTGCCGCGTGCTGGTGCTGAGCCCGACCCGCGAGCTCTCCGGCCAGATCCTCGACAGCTTCAACGCCTATGGCCGCCACATCCATCTTAGCGCCGCGCTGGCGATCGGCGGCGTGCCGATGGGCCGCCAGGTTCGCAGCCTGATGGGCGGCGTCGACGTCCTCGTCGCCACTCCGGGCCGCCTGCTCGACCTCGTCCAGGGCAACGCGCTCAAACTCGCGCATGTCGAATTCCTGGTGCTGGACGAAGCCGACCGCATGCTCGACATGGGCTTCATCAACGACATCCGGAAAATCGTCGCCAAGCTGCCGATCAAGCGGCAGACACTGTTCTTCTCGGCCACCATGCCGAAGGACATCGCCGACCTCGCCGAGCAGATGCTGCGGGACCCCGCCCGTGTGGCGGTGACGCCGGTGTCCTCGACGGTGGAGCGGATCAACCAGCGGGTGATCCAGCTCGACCATTCCGCCAAGCCGGCCGCGCTCGCTCAGATCCTCAAGGACGACAAGGTCAATCAGGCACTGGTCTTCACCCGCACCAAGCATGGTGCCGACAAGGTGGTGAAGGGCCTCGCGCGGGCAGGTATTACCGCCGACGCGATCCACGGTAACAAGTCGCAGAACTACCGCGAGCGCGTGCTGGCGGCATTCCGTACCGGCGAATTGCGCACCCTGGTAGCGACCGATATCGCCGCGCGCGGTATCGACGTCGACGGCGTGTCGCACGTGGTCAACTTCGACCTGCCGAACATTCCGGAGACCTACGTCCACCGTATCGGCCGCACCGCGCGCGCCGGAGCGGACGGCACTGCAATCTCGCTTTGCGCCGGCGAAGAGATGGCGTATCTGCGCGACATCGAAAAACTGATCAAGGTGTCGTTGCCGAAGGAAGATCGTCGTACCCCGGGCGCCCACGCCGCTCCCACCCCGCCGCCGCATCGCGGTCCCCGTCAAGCGCCTCACGGCCATTCTCCGCGCAGCGGCGATGCACCGGCGCGGGGAAAGAATCGTCGGCGCCACGGTCCCGCAGCCGGGCCTGCCCGCCAGTCGGACGCCAGCCGCCACGAGGCAGCGCCGCGCTCCCAGCACGGTGGCAACGGTGAGGGTCTGCAGGGCGTCGCGTTTTTGCAGCGCAAAAACCGTCCCGCACCGACCGCTCATCAGCACCGCCCCCACCGCTAA
- a CDS encoding TadE/TadG family type IV pilus assembly protein, which yields MRSSFQRLVFVRSLVLLRRLQRDRRGVAAIEFAIIVPVMLVMFLATVEVTSGIAVDRKVTLVARTLSDLVSQSTSVTDNDLKNVFAASYGVLTPYSATPVKATITEVFVNKNQVATVQWSKTGAVTQSGSSATATVTNSTRQTGDTITIPDGLKVANTYLILSEVSYQYQPTVAYFIPQAGISLTDQSYTRPRQSLCVLYGTTVCPTN from the coding sequence ATGCGGTCCAGTTTCCAACGTCTTGTCTTTGTTCGATCGCTCGTGTTGCTGCGACGGCTGCAACGCGATCGCCGCGGCGTGGCCGCGATCGAGTTCGCAATCATCGTTCCGGTGATGCTGGTGATGTTTCTCGCAACCGTTGAAGTCACGTCCGGTATCGCCGTCGACCGCAAGGTGACCTTGGTGGCGCGGACGTTGTCTGATCTGGTGTCGCAGTCGACCAGCGTTACTGACAATGACCTCAAGAATGTGTTTGCCGCGAGCTACGGCGTGTTGACTCCGTATTCGGCGACGCCGGTCAAAGCGACCATCACCGAGGTCTTCGTCAACAAGAACCAGGTTGCCACGGTACAGTGGAGCAAGACGGGGGCCGTCACGCAAAGTGGTAGCTCGGCTACCGCGACGGTGACGAACTCGACCCGGCAGACGGGCGACACCATCACGATTCCGGACGGCCTCAAAGTCGCCAATACCTATCTGATCTTGAGCGAAGTCAGCTATCAGTATCAGCCGACGGTCGCGTACTTCATTCCCCAGGCTGGTATTAGCCTGACCGACCAGTCCTACACGCGGCCGCGACAATCGCTTTGCGTGTTGTACGGCACCACGGTGTGCCCGACGAACTAA
- a CDS encoding A24 family peptidase, giving the protein MIADLLRISLFPALMAFAATSDLLTMTISNRISLLLVAGFLVLAPLTGLGTYDILLHFGAGALVLAVAFGCFAMGWIGGGDAKVVAAAALWFGFDHLLDYLLYASLFGGALTLLLLGFRQWPLPYRLACQGWVLRLHDQQTGIPYGIALAMGALVIYPHTEWIKAVDIARLSLG; this is encoded by the coding sequence ATGATCGCCGACCTGCTTCGCATTTCGCTGTTTCCTGCGTTGATGGCCTTCGCCGCAACCAGCGACTTGCTGACGATGACGATCTCCAACCGGATTTCGCTGTTGCTCGTCGCCGGCTTCCTGGTGTTGGCGCCGCTCACCGGGCTTGGGACATACGACATCCTGCTGCACTTCGGGGCCGGCGCGCTGGTGCTTGCGGTCGCCTTTGGCTGCTTTGCGATGGGCTGGATCGGCGGCGGCGACGCCAAGGTGGTGGCCGCCGCGGCGCTATGGTTCGGCTTCGACCACCTGTTGGACTACCTGCTGTACGCTTCGCTGTTCGGCGGCGCGCTGACGCTGTTGCTGCTCGGCTTCCGGCAGTGGCCTCTGCCCTATCGCCTGGCCTGCCAGGGCTGGGTCCTGCGGCTGCACGACCAGCAAACCGGCATTCCTTACGGCATTGCGCTGGCGATGGGCGCGCTGGTGATCTACCCGCACACCGAATGGATCAAGGCGGTCGATATCGCCCGTCTCTCTCTGGGCTGA
- the infA gene encoding translation initiation factor IF-1, translating into MAKEELIQFEGLVTEILPDARYRVQLDTGHEIVAYTAGKMKKNRIKTLAGDRVTVEMSPYDLEKGRLIFRHKDERPGGPPRSGPPRGQFRRR; encoded by the coding sequence ATGGCCAAAGAAGAGCTGATCCAGTTCGAAGGACTGGTGACCGAAATTCTCCCCGACGCGCGCTACCGCGTGCAGCTCGATACCGGACACGAAATCGTTGCCTATACCGCCGGCAAGATGAAGAAGAATCGCATCAAGACGCTGGCTGGCGACCGGGTCACGGTCGAGATGTCCCCGTACGATCTGGAAAAAGGTCGGCTGATCTTCCGTCATAAGGACGAGCGTCCGGGTGGCCCGCCGCGCAGCGGTCCGCCGCGCGGTCAGTTCCGCCGTCGCTAA
- a CDS encoding Flp family type IVb pilin: MKNIVARFIKDESGATAIEYGLIAAGISLAIIAAVQGLAGKLNSTFTSVQNALK; this comes from the coding sequence ATGAAGAACATCGTTGCGCGTTTCATCAAGGACGAATCCGGCGCCACCGCGATTGAATACGGCCTGATCGCCGCCGGCATCTCGCTCGCCATCATTGCCGCGGTGCAGGGCCTCGCCGGCAAGCTGAACTCGACCTTCACCAGCGTCCAGAACGCGCTGAAGTAA